The segment CCATCTTGGCTttcataatttatattttatgttagcTTGActccttttttctttgtttagatttCGGCTCCAAAAAGAGCATCAATATCTGCTCTCGCAATACTACAGAAAGTACGTGAGAAGAAGAACTCTCTCTGGGCTCCTATGGAACAGGATCAAGTAGAAAATCTCAACTCTAGTGACCCACAGAACCTGCAAACAAAGGAGGGACACAATGAGGAGAGTCAGGTGATACATAGCATGAATGTGTCCATAGTCGATAATGACAACATCCAAAAAACAGCTGTTAGCACAGAGCCAGAACAAACTGTGCTGTCCTCTCCTGAGGAAAATGCTGCTCAGACAGAGTCGACTGACTCTCCTGCTGTATCTACAGATAACAGCAGTTTCTCTTGTCGTAGCTGCTCCAAGACTTTCTCCTCTCAAAAGCAGCTGGTCCATCACAGAAGGAAGGCCCATGCTGCAGAGTGCAGCTTTGTATGTGGTATCTGTGGAAAGTCTTTCAAGAAGCAGATACATGTGAACAACCACATCCGAACGCACACTGGCGAGCGCCCGTATCAATGTTCTGATTGTGGCAAAACTTTCACTTTGCTTGCCAATCTAATCCGCCACAACCTCATTCACTCTGGAGTTAAACCGTACCGCTGTGAGGTGTGCCATCGCTCATTCTCCCAGTCCTCAAACCTCCGCAACCATAGTTTGCTTCACTCAAGTGCAGCAGTGCTGTCTTGCCCTGACTGCCCTGCTAAGTTTCGCTGGCCTGCAAAGCTTGCTGTGCATCGTTTTAATCAACATCCTGGTTCTCCAGCCCCGTTTTCTTGCCCTCGATGTGAGGCAGGTTTCATAAATATGAGGCAACGTGATGCACATTGTTTTGAGAAGCATTCCATCTTGGTTGGTACAGTGACCGAGTCAGAAAAGAAGAACCACAATGCACCAACATGTCCAGATACCACACCACAGCCGTCAACATCCTTCACAAAAGAAGCGCAGCCAGCAGAACAAGCCATTACTGGGAGGAGCTTAGATTGTAACATCTGTGGGAAAAAGCTCAATTCATCTGCAAATCTTCGTCTTCACAGGCTCAGCCACTTTGCTGTGGGCCCTGGTAGGCCAGGGAAACGTCCTAAGGCTCACCAATGTCCAGTTTGTGGTAAACAGTTTGTGTCTTCTTCTGGTGTAGCACTACACCAGAGGGTCCACACTGGTGAGCGCCCATTTCCATGTCAGGTATGTGGTAAGCGCTTTCGTCAAAACACACACCTACGCGAGCACCTGCGCACACACTCAGGGGAGCGGCCCTTCACCTGTGAAGTGTGTCACAAAAGCTTCATCCAAAGCATGCACCTGGCTGAGCACCGCCGCACACACACTGGCGAGAGGCCACACGTCTGCCCACTGTGTGGCAAAGCATTCAAAACCTTCTCCAACCTTCGAAGCCACAAGAAGACCCATgcccgacagcagcagttggaACAGGCCACTACTCCTGCTGCCATGGAGACTGAAACGGCTGTAGCTGTAGCGGACAGTGCCACTGTGGAAATGGCTAATGGACAGCCTCAAGTCATTCAGATCCAAACAACAGATATTCAGCAGGTCAGTACACCTAATTTATTAAATATAACACAGACTAGTGTGTCTAGTTTATTTGTATCAATGAAAACCGCTTTATTTTACAGATACAGGGTACTCCTACTATCATGTGTAATGAGTTTGGGGAGACAATAGCCATCATTGAGACCAGTGAGGGAGGTGCATTGCCACTGGAACAGGCCTTGGAGATCTATCAGGCAGCTCTGGAAAATGGCCTTGGATTAGACGGCTCCAATGTAGAAAGACTGCAGCTCCTATAATTTCTACataaaaatatgggtttgtcatTGAGACCAATAAAGTTCCAATGTGAAAGTAAGAATTTGCCTATAATTTCACAGACCAAAGTCTTTAACAAAATTCCTTGCTGACTTCTTGTCTTGCATGAAATACTGTATAAGGACCATTAATTGTGCCTATTTTTGTATAATTAGTTTGACCATTTTTATAAagtagtatttttgttttagatgTTAAATATTGTCTTTGTTGTGAATGttaaataaattcataattCCTGATCTTAGGACTACCTGTTTTTAGTTGAAAGAGGGCATTTCAAATGAATGTATTAATATGGTCGTGAATGGCAGAGGTGTTAGGAACATAAAGGCAATGCTTCTAGCAGTCACAGGGCAGctatgtttataaaaaaaaaagcttaacaCCACCAGTGTGGCTGAAGAGTGATTGAATATTACAGCAATAATGGAATTTTTCTTTAGGTTTTGGACAATGTCATCTTGCAGCAGGACAT is part of the Periophthalmus magnuspinnatus isolate fPerMag1 chromosome 16, fPerMag1.2.pri, whole genome shotgun sequence genome and harbors:
- the znf526 gene encoding zinc finger protein 574 yields the protein MAGQQDEAEDVYVEHQYMCSECHELFNTLEDVLVHQQIHTAPEGEEAVNAMMVQDIPEVGQNQQYQCLECGTLLVNADELLQHQEMHMREVGAEMRQDLCEVEVEVNPESQASQPVQYQCLDCLALFNSPETWLEHRRTHSRSVTHTNIDSAVEYVLQPDGTITPLNNVQNHVLSEEQAKEILAQVFAQQQQQKKRYTSSRPVQPTRPSLLPSVTPAPGSATMHLQILTAQALADRSSSPRSKLYSSVSGSKVGRIENGVQRLELRLAPNIQNVAHHPQSTEMVLLSHPYECSECSLLFNTPEDFLQHQGEHFLAQDKESEETGVMSSFDEARVREELAEKATEIRLSIKENKSSVWSNPQKCDLCHRTFASASRLAIHRRVHEQGTYECSECGKMFKRPMSLEIHMRTHTGVARFLCVDCGQGFATELTLITHRKSHTANPFYKCTFCDKVFTSMTKQLYHRRIHLNHDVSAPTNTSMISAPKRASISALAILQKVREKKNSLWAPMEQDQVENLNSSDPQNLQTKEGHNEESQVIHSMNVSIVDNDNIQKTAVSTEPEQTVLSSPEENAAQTESTDSPAVSTDNSSFSCRSCSKTFSSQKQLVHHRRKAHAAECSFVCGICGKSFKKQIHVNNHIRTHTGERPYQCSDCGKTFTLLANLIRHNLIHSGVKPYRCEVCHRSFSQSSNLRNHSLLHSSAAVLSCPDCPAKFRWPAKLAVHRFNQHPGSPAPFSCPRCEAGFINMRQRDAHCFEKHSILVGTVTESEKKNHNAPTCPDTTPQPSTSFTKEAQPAEQAITGRSLDCNICGKKLNSSANLRLHRLSHFAVGPGRPGKRPKAHQCPVCGKQFVSSSGVALHQRVHTGERPFPCQVCGKRFRQNTHLREHLRTHSGERPFTCEVCHKSFIQSMHLAEHRRTHTGERPHVCPLCGKAFKTFSNLRSHKKTHARQQQLEQATTPAAMETETAVAVADSATVEMANGQPQVIQIQTTDIQQIQGTPTIMCNEFGETIAIIETSEGGALPLEQALEIYQAALENGLGLDGSNVERLQLL